In Stomoxys calcitrans chromosome 2, idStoCalc2.1, whole genome shotgun sequence, the following proteins share a genomic window:
- the LOC106094168 gene encoding chloride channel protein 2 isoform X4 produces the protein MKPENSNSSRSEENWRTNRGISAGKYYLQELLGKRESRAFKVSSWIWKHTFARLGEDWVFLALLGIIMALLSYVMDKGISICTNARVWLYRDLTSQPIAQYFAWVSLPVCLILFSAGFVHLIAPQSIGSGIPEMKTILRGVALKEYLTFKTLVAKIVGLTATLGSGMPLGKEGPFVHIASIVAQLLSKLVTSFQGIYENESRNSEMLAAACAVGVGACFAAPVGGVLFSIEVTTTYFAVRNYWRGFFAAVCGATVFRLLAVWFQNVDTVRAVFLTNFTTEFPFDPQELFVFALMGVVCGLGGAAYVWVHRRYVLFMRSNKKMNKFLQKNRFLYPGFLALLVSTISFPLGTGQFIAGELGTHEQVSQLFSNFTWSREDLTVEQAAIVTHWVTPYTNVFINLTCYVVFTFVFSIIASTIPVPSGIFIPVFKIGAGLGRLIGESMHLWFPNGVRYGGRLSPINPGGYAVVGAAAFSGAVTHTVSVAVIVFEMTGQITHVVPVMIAVLIANAIAALLQPSMYDSIILIKKLPYLPDLLPSSSGMYSIYVEDFMVRDVKYIWQGITYQRLKEVLKSNKALRSLPLVDSPENMILLGSVQRYELIKMIEKHIGREKRMEVAQKWKKEAEEKQREEERKKQEAEQRMRRPSRFEVLPAPDILSLRQIANDEMLPPKKKQESLNNTLQPRKSILKKTNSFNLKAFTSPTSLNSPNITPYTTITGTEYRIRNAFEAIFKKSTTLQDVQPTDGQEAGSISAAASTGDMMTPGTPTVQRAPSTPGISKKVQLHAQTKPRAVEVENMQVTHGTLANSKKHLPTRPKKISICIYDPNAVPLPSILSNSEKCKDLYYHTLNEADFDAITLENTKQNKVNKPTIKSILKKHDNLKLLLRKSKLNAMKNENSESTPHSGENSEGQSDNEQNSKSVTYDNVSEAKENDTQNEKDKRPSISEPLHPNHKALSHKGSKRVQLPRERVIDMSPEDQKKWEMEEMQKPIDLEKAKVNIDPSPFQLVERTSILKVHSLFSMVGINHAYVTKIGRLVGVVGLKELRKAIEDINSNSFVITNQLKDTDPTDVENSSAEKPLLTPPPQDSSDKQVNMTVTSMDSALSNSDNCSDIELENIHKTTSSSSSSPSPTTELTSNARPISPLARETSPRRKSPPPENPNSTDSPSRDATKE, from the exons TGCTGGGAAATATTATTTGCAGGAACTCCTAGGTAAACGTGAGTCACGTGCATTTAAAGTCTCATCATGGATATGGAAACACACATTTGCCCGTCTGGGCGAAGATTGGGTATTTTTAGCATTGCTGGGCATTATCATGGCCCTGCTGTCATATGTCATGGACAAGGGCATATCAATATGTACAAATG CTCGCGTTTGGTTATATCGGGACCTGACGTCACAACCCATTGCTCAATATTTTGCTTGGGTCTCACTACCCGTCTGTTTAATACTCTTCTCAGCGGGTTTTGTTCATCTCATAGCACCACAAAGTATAG GTTCCGGTATACCCGAAATGAAAACCATTCTACGTGGGGTGGCCCTCAAAGAGTATTTAACATTTAAGACATTAGTGGCCAAGATTGTTGGTTTAACGGCAACTTTGGGCAGTGGTATGCCATTAGGAAAGGAA GGTCCATTCGTACATATAGCAAGTATTGTAGCACAATTATTAAGTAAGCTAGTAACATCATTCCAAGGTATCTATGAAAATGAGTCCCGCAATTCGGAAATGTTGGCCGCTGCCTGTGCAGTGGGTGTGGGAGCGTGTTTTGCAGCGCCTGTCGGCG GTGTATTATTTAGTATAGAAGTAACTACCACATATTTTGCTGTTCGCAACTATTGGCGAGGTTTCTTTGCTGCCGTTTGTGGTGCTACAGTCTTCCGTCTTTTGGCCGTTTGGTTTCAAAATGTCGATACCGTGCGTGCCGTGTTCTTAACAAATTTCACCACAGAATTTCCATTTGATCCTCAGGAATTGTTTGTGTTCGCCTTAATGGG AGTCGTTTGTGGACTGGGTGGAGCCGCCTATGTTTGGGTACATCGAAGATATGTTCTATTCATGCGTTCGAATAAGAAAATGAACAAGTTCTTGCAAAAAAA CCGCTTTCTATATCCCGGTTTCCTGGCCCTACTGGTTTCCACAATCTCCTTTCCTTTGGGCACTGGACAATTTATTGCCGGCGAATTGGGCACGCACGAACAGGTGTCACAACTCTTCAGTAATTTCACGTGGTCCCGTGAAGATTTGACTGTCGAACAGGCGGCCATTGTTACGCATTGGGTAACACCCTACACAAATGTTTTCATCAATCTGACCTGTTATGTGGTGTTTACA TTTGTGTTCTCTATCATTGCCTCAACCATACCCGTGCCATCGGGTATTTTCATACCAGTATTCAAAATTGGTGCGGGTCTGGGACGTTTGATTGGCGAAAGCATGCACTTGTGGTTTCCCAATGGTGTGCGCTATGGCGGCCGTTTGTCACCCATCAATCCCGGAGGCTATGCCGTTGTGGGCGCTGCCGCCTTCTCGGGGGCTGTCACTCATACGGTGTCGGTGGCGGTGATTGTCTTCGAAATGACCGGCCAGATAACCCATGTGGTACCGGTGATGATAGCCGTGCTCATAGCCAATGCTATAGCGGCACTGCTGCAACCCTCTATGTACGACAGTATTATATTGATCAAGAAGTTGCCATATCTGCCTGATTTGTTGCCCTCCAGTTCGGGTATGTATAGCATCTACGTGGAGGACTTCATGGTGCGCGATGTCAAATACATTTGGCAGGGCATCACCTATCAACGCCTCAAGGAGGTGCTGAAGAGCAACAAGGCGCTGCGTTCTCTGCCCCTGGTGGATAGCCCAGAGAATATGATACTGCTGGGGTCGGTGCAACGCTATGAGCTCATCAAGATGATTGAGAAGCACATAGGCCGTGAGAAACGCATGGAGGTAGCCCAGAAATGGAAGAAAGAGGCCGAAGAGAAACAACGCGAGGAGGAACGCAAGAAACAGGAGGCTGAGCAGCGCATGCGTAGACCCTCCCGCTTTGAGGTGCTGCCAGCGCCCGACATCCTCAGTTTGAGGCAAATAGCCAACGATGAAATGTTGCCACCCAAAAAGAAGCAGGAATCCCTCAACAACACCCTGCAACCGAGAAAATCCATTTTGAAAAAGACAAATTCGTTTAATTTAAAAGCCTTCACCTCACCTACCTCATTGAATAGTCCTAACATAACGCCCTATACCACCATAACCGGTACCGAGTATCGCATACGCAATGCCTTCGAGGCAATCTTCAAAAAGTCCACCACCTTGCAAGATGTTCAGCCCACCGATGGCCAGGAAGCGGGTTCAATATCGGCAGCAGCCAGTACGGGTGACATGATGACACCGGGTACGCCAACAGTGCAACGGGCGCCCAGCACACCGGGCATCTCCAAAAAAGTACAATTG CATGCACAAACCAAGCCTCGAGCCGTGGAGGTTGAAAATATG CAAGTAACACACGGTACCCTAGCAAATTCTAAAAAACATCTGCCAACGCGTCCTAAAAAGATATCCATTTGCATTTATGATCCCAATGCTGTTCCTCTGCCGTCGATATTAAGCAATTCGGAAAAATGTAAAGATCTCTACTATCATACCCTGAATGAAGCGGACTTTGATGCCATAACTCtggaaaatacaaaacaaaacaaagtcaATAAGCCTACGATTAagtcgattttgaaaaaacatGATAATTTAAAATTGCTCCTGAGAAAGTCAAAACTAAATgcaatgaaaaatgaaaattctgAATCAACACCCCATAGTGGGGAGAATTCAGAGGGACAAAGCGATAATGAGCAAAATTCAAAGAGCGTTACCTATGACAATGTAAGTGAGGCCAAAGAGAACGATACACAAAATGAG AAGGATAAAAGACCCAGTATTAGCGAACCCTTGCATCCCAATCACAAAGCATTG TCCCATAAAGGCAGTAAAAGGGTCCAATTG CCAAGAGAACGTGTCATCGATATGTCACCCGAGGATCAAAAGAAATGGGAAATGGAAGAAATGCAAAAGCCCATCGATTTGGAAAAGGCCAAAGTCAATATTGATCCCAGTCCATTTCAGCTGGTGGAAAGAACCTCTATACTCAAAGTACATTCACTGTTCTCCATGGTGGGAATCAATCATGCATATGTCACAAAGATCGGCAGACTGGTGGGTGTGGTGGGTTTAAAGGAG CTTCGCAAAGCCATTGAAGATATCAACAGCAACAGTTTTGTGATAACAAATCAATTAAAAGACACTGATCCCACAGATGTGGAAAATAGTTCGGCGGAAAAGCCATTGCTAACGCCGCCACCCCAAGACAGTAGTGATAAGCAGGTGAATATGACAGTGACCTCCATGGATTCGGCCCTGTCCAATTCCGACAATTGTTCGGACATTGAATTGGAAAATATACACAAGACcacatcgtcgtcgtcgtcatcgcctTCGCCCACAACAGAGTTGACAAGCAATGCCAGACCCATATCGCCGCTGGCTAGAGAAACTTCGCCAAGAAGAAAATCCCCGCCGCCTGAAAATCCCAATTCCACAGATTCACCCAGTCGAGATGCGACAAAAGAgtga
- the LOC106094168 gene encoding chloride channel protein 2 isoform X3 has product MKHLNNNFDKNSGAKETLLVVPSFQLQPMRVHPNGTAPGDSLVDDDAEEGLGYTHTLMYGRYTKDLGEFAKDEARKLKLLQKRRKLEDKQRNKELLGKRESRAFKVSSWIWKHTFARLGEDWVFLALLGIIMALLSYVMDKGISICTNARVWLYRDLTSQPIAQYFAWVSLPVCLILFSAGFVHLIAPQSIGSGIPEMKTILRGVALKEYLTFKTLVAKIVGLTATLGSGMPLGKEGPFVHIASIVAQLLSKLVTSFQGIYENESRNSEMLAAACAVGVGACFAAPVGGVLFSIEVTTTYFAVRNYWRGFFAAVCGATVFRLLAVWFQNVDTVRAVFLTNFTTEFPFDPQELFVFALMGVVCGLGGAAYVWVHRRYVLFMRSNKKMNKFLQKNRFLYPGFLALLVSTISFPLGTGQFIAGELGTHEQVSQLFSNFTWSREDLTVEQAAIVTHWVTPYTNVFINLTCYVVFTFVFSIIASTIPVPSGIFIPVFKIGAGLGRLIGESMHLWFPNGVRYGGRLSPINPGGYAVVGAAAFSGAVTHTVSVAVIVFEMTGQITHVVPVMIAVLIANAIAALLQPSMYDSIILIKKLPYLPDLLPSSSGMYSIYVEDFMVRDVKYIWQGITYQRLKEVLKSNKALRSLPLVDSPENMILLGSVQRYELIKMIEKHIGREKRMEVAQKWKKEAEEKQREEERKKQEAEQRMRRPSRFEVLPAPDILSLRQIANDEMLPPKKKQESLNNTLQPRKSILKKTNSFNLKAFTSPTSLNSPNITPYTTITGTEYRIRNAFEAIFKKSTTLQDVQPTDGQEAGSISAAASTGDMMTPGTPTVQRAPSTPGISKKVQLHAQTKPRAVEVENMQVTHGTLANSKKHLPTRPKKISICIYDPNAVPLPSILSNSEKCKDLYYHTLNEADFDAITLENTKQNKVNKPTIKSILKKHDNLKLLLRKSKLNAMKNENSESTPHSGENSEGQSDNEQNSKSVTYDNVSEAKENDTQNEKDKRPSISEPLHPNHKALSHKGSKRVQLPRERVIDMSPEDQKKWEMEEMQKPIDLEKAKVNIDPSPFQLVERTSILKVHSLFSMVGINHAYVTKIGRLVGVVGLKELRKAIEDINSNSFVITNQLKDTDPTDVENSSAEKPLLTPPPQDSSDKQVNMTVTSMDSALSNSDNCSDIELENIHKTTSSSSSSPSPTTELTSNARPISPLARETSPRRKSPPPENPNSTDSPSRDATKE; this is encoded by the exons GAACTCCTAGGTAAACGTGAGTCACGTGCATTTAAAGTCTCATCATGGATATGGAAACACACATTTGCCCGTCTGGGCGAAGATTGGGTATTTTTAGCATTGCTGGGCATTATCATGGCCCTGCTGTCATATGTCATGGACAAGGGCATATCAATATGTACAAATG CTCGCGTTTGGTTATATCGGGACCTGACGTCACAACCCATTGCTCAATATTTTGCTTGGGTCTCACTACCCGTCTGTTTAATACTCTTCTCAGCGGGTTTTGTTCATCTCATAGCACCACAAAGTATAG GTTCCGGTATACCCGAAATGAAAACCATTCTACGTGGGGTGGCCCTCAAAGAGTATTTAACATTTAAGACATTAGTGGCCAAGATTGTTGGTTTAACGGCAACTTTGGGCAGTGGTATGCCATTAGGAAAGGAA GGTCCATTCGTACATATAGCAAGTATTGTAGCACAATTATTAAGTAAGCTAGTAACATCATTCCAAGGTATCTATGAAAATGAGTCCCGCAATTCGGAAATGTTGGCCGCTGCCTGTGCAGTGGGTGTGGGAGCGTGTTTTGCAGCGCCTGTCGGCG GTGTATTATTTAGTATAGAAGTAACTACCACATATTTTGCTGTTCGCAACTATTGGCGAGGTTTCTTTGCTGCCGTTTGTGGTGCTACAGTCTTCCGTCTTTTGGCCGTTTGGTTTCAAAATGTCGATACCGTGCGTGCCGTGTTCTTAACAAATTTCACCACAGAATTTCCATTTGATCCTCAGGAATTGTTTGTGTTCGCCTTAATGGG AGTCGTTTGTGGACTGGGTGGAGCCGCCTATGTTTGGGTACATCGAAGATATGTTCTATTCATGCGTTCGAATAAGAAAATGAACAAGTTCTTGCAAAAAAA CCGCTTTCTATATCCCGGTTTCCTGGCCCTACTGGTTTCCACAATCTCCTTTCCTTTGGGCACTGGACAATTTATTGCCGGCGAATTGGGCACGCACGAACAGGTGTCACAACTCTTCAGTAATTTCACGTGGTCCCGTGAAGATTTGACTGTCGAACAGGCGGCCATTGTTACGCATTGGGTAACACCCTACACAAATGTTTTCATCAATCTGACCTGTTATGTGGTGTTTACA TTTGTGTTCTCTATCATTGCCTCAACCATACCCGTGCCATCGGGTATTTTCATACCAGTATTCAAAATTGGTGCGGGTCTGGGACGTTTGATTGGCGAAAGCATGCACTTGTGGTTTCCCAATGGTGTGCGCTATGGCGGCCGTTTGTCACCCATCAATCCCGGAGGCTATGCCGTTGTGGGCGCTGCCGCCTTCTCGGGGGCTGTCACTCATACGGTGTCGGTGGCGGTGATTGTCTTCGAAATGACCGGCCAGATAACCCATGTGGTACCGGTGATGATAGCCGTGCTCATAGCCAATGCTATAGCGGCACTGCTGCAACCCTCTATGTACGACAGTATTATATTGATCAAGAAGTTGCCATATCTGCCTGATTTGTTGCCCTCCAGTTCGGGTATGTATAGCATCTACGTGGAGGACTTCATGGTGCGCGATGTCAAATACATTTGGCAGGGCATCACCTATCAACGCCTCAAGGAGGTGCTGAAGAGCAACAAGGCGCTGCGTTCTCTGCCCCTGGTGGATAGCCCAGAGAATATGATACTGCTGGGGTCGGTGCAACGCTATGAGCTCATCAAGATGATTGAGAAGCACATAGGCCGTGAGAAACGCATGGAGGTAGCCCAGAAATGGAAGAAAGAGGCCGAAGAGAAACAACGCGAGGAGGAACGCAAGAAACAGGAGGCTGAGCAGCGCATGCGTAGACCCTCCCGCTTTGAGGTGCTGCCAGCGCCCGACATCCTCAGTTTGAGGCAAATAGCCAACGATGAAATGTTGCCACCCAAAAAGAAGCAGGAATCCCTCAACAACACCCTGCAACCGAGAAAATCCATTTTGAAAAAGACAAATTCGTTTAATTTAAAAGCCTTCACCTCACCTACCTCATTGAATAGTCCTAACATAACGCCCTATACCACCATAACCGGTACCGAGTATCGCATACGCAATGCCTTCGAGGCAATCTTCAAAAAGTCCACCACCTTGCAAGATGTTCAGCCCACCGATGGCCAGGAAGCGGGTTCAATATCGGCAGCAGCCAGTACGGGTGACATGATGACACCGGGTACGCCAACAGTGCAACGGGCGCCCAGCACACCGGGCATCTCCAAAAAAGTACAATTG CATGCACAAACCAAGCCTCGAGCCGTGGAGGTTGAAAATATG CAAGTAACACACGGTACCCTAGCAAATTCTAAAAAACATCTGCCAACGCGTCCTAAAAAGATATCCATTTGCATTTATGATCCCAATGCTGTTCCTCTGCCGTCGATATTAAGCAATTCGGAAAAATGTAAAGATCTCTACTATCATACCCTGAATGAAGCGGACTTTGATGCCATAACTCtggaaaatacaaaacaaaacaaagtcaATAAGCCTACGATTAagtcgattttgaaaaaacatGATAATTTAAAATTGCTCCTGAGAAAGTCAAAACTAAATgcaatgaaaaatgaaaattctgAATCAACACCCCATAGTGGGGAGAATTCAGAGGGACAAAGCGATAATGAGCAAAATTCAAAGAGCGTTACCTATGACAATGTAAGTGAGGCCAAAGAGAACGATACACAAAATGAG AAGGATAAAAGACCCAGTATTAGCGAACCCTTGCATCCCAATCACAAAGCATTG TCCCATAAAGGCAGTAAAAGGGTCCAATTG CCAAGAGAACGTGTCATCGATATGTCACCCGAGGATCAAAAGAAATGGGAAATGGAAGAAATGCAAAAGCCCATCGATTTGGAAAAGGCCAAAGTCAATATTGATCCCAGTCCATTTCAGCTGGTGGAAAGAACCTCTATACTCAAAGTACATTCACTGTTCTCCATGGTGGGAATCAATCATGCATATGTCACAAAGATCGGCAGACTGGTGGGTGTGGTGGGTTTAAAGGAG CTTCGCAAAGCCATTGAAGATATCAACAGCAACAGTTTTGTGATAACAAATCAATTAAAAGACACTGATCCCACAGATGTGGAAAATAGTTCGGCGGAAAAGCCATTGCTAACGCCGCCACCCCAAGACAGTAGTGATAAGCAGGTGAATATGACAGTGACCTCCATGGATTCGGCCCTGTCCAATTCCGACAATTGTTCGGACATTGAATTGGAAAATATACACAAGACcacatcgtcgtcgtcgtcatcgcctTCGCCCACAACAGAGTTGACAAGCAATGCCAGACCCATATCGCCGCTGGCTAGAGAAACTTCGCCAAGAAGAAAATCCCCGCCGCCTGAAAATCCCAATTCCACAGATTCACCCAGTCGAGATGCGACAAAAGAgtga
- the LOC106094168 gene encoding chloride channel protein 2 isoform X2, whose translation MFKNEQEGFGPCDEYIREYAFEPELLITRDEYLRQEQENLQAAGIVSAATALRLDDANISSFQRRSSNDIYNELKSQVDIEIEAFYSMYGRYTKDLGEFAKDEARKLKLLQKRRKLEDKQRNKELLGKRESRAFKVSSWIWKHTFARLGEDWVFLALLGIIMALLSYVMDKGISICTNARVWLYRDLTSQPIAQYFAWVSLPVCLILFSAGFVHLIAPQSIGSGIPEMKTILRGVALKEYLTFKTLVAKIVGLTATLGSGMPLGKEGPFVHIASIVAQLLSKLVTSFQGIYENESRNSEMLAAACAVGVGACFAAPVGGVLFSIEVTTTYFAVRNYWRGFFAAVCGATVFRLLAVWFQNVDTVRAVFLTNFTTEFPFDPQELFVFALMGVVCGLGGAAYVWVHRRYVLFMRSNKKMNKFLQKNRFLYPGFLALLVSTISFPLGTGQFIAGELGTHEQVSQLFSNFTWSREDLTVEQAAIVTHWVTPYTNVFINLTCYVVFTFVFSIIASTIPVPSGIFIPVFKIGAGLGRLIGESMHLWFPNGVRYGGRLSPINPGGYAVVGAAAFSGAVTHTVSVAVIVFEMTGQITHVVPVMIAVLIANAIAALLQPSMYDSIILIKKLPYLPDLLPSSSGMYSIYVEDFMVRDVKYIWQGITYQRLKEVLKSNKALRSLPLVDSPENMILLGSVQRYELIKMIEKHIGREKRMEVAQKWKKEAEEKQREEERKKQEAEQRMRRPSRFEVLPAPDILSLRQIANDEMLPPKKKQESLNNTLQPRKSILKKTNSFNLKAFTSPTSLNSPNITPYTTITGTEYRIRNAFEAIFKKSTTLQDVQPTDGQEAGSISAAASTGDMMTPGTPTVQRAPSTPGISKKVQLHAQTKPRAVEVENMQVTHGTLANSKKHLPTRPKKISICIYDPNAVPLPSILSNSEKCKDLYYHTLNEADFDAITLENTKQNKVNKPTIKSILKKHDNLKLLLRKSKLNAMKNENSESTPHSGENSEGQSDNEQNSKSVTYDNVSEAKENDTQNEKDKRPSISEPLHPNHKALSHKGSKRVQLPRERVIDMSPEDQKKWEMEEMQKPIDLEKAKVNIDPSPFQLVERTSILKVHSLFSMVGINHAYVTKIGRLVGVVGLKELRKAIEDINSNSFVITNQLKDTDPTDVENSSAEKPLLTPPPQDSSDKQVNMTVTSMDSALSNSDNCSDIELENIHKTTSSSSSSPSPTTELTSNARPISPLARETSPRRKSPPPENPNSTDSPSRDATKE comes from the exons GAACTCCTAGGTAAACGTGAGTCACGTGCATTTAAAGTCTCATCATGGATATGGAAACACACATTTGCCCGTCTGGGCGAAGATTGGGTATTTTTAGCATTGCTGGGCATTATCATGGCCCTGCTGTCATATGTCATGGACAAGGGCATATCAATATGTACAAATG CTCGCGTTTGGTTATATCGGGACCTGACGTCACAACCCATTGCTCAATATTTTGCTTGGGTCTCACTACCCGTCTGTTTAATACTCTTCTCAGCGGGTTTTGTTCATCTCATAGCACCACAAAGTATAG GTTCCGGTATACCCGAAATGAAAACCATTCTACGTGGGGTGGCCCTCAAAGAGTATTTAACATTTAAGACATTAGTGGCCAAGATTGTTGGTTTAACGGCAACTTTGGGCAGTGGTATGCCATTAGGAAAGGAA GGTCCATTCGTACATATAGCAAGTATTGTAGCACAATTATTAAGTAAGCTAGTAACATCATTCCAAGGTATCTATGAAAATGAGTCCCGCAATTCGGAAATGTTGGCCGCTGCCTGTGCAGTGGGTGTGGGAGCGTGTTTTGCAGCGCCTGTCGGCG GTGTATTATTTAGTATAGAAGTAACTACCACATATTTTGCTGTTCGCAACTATTGGCGAGGTTTCTTTGCTGCCGTTTGTGGTGCTACAGTCTTCCGTCTTTTGGCCGTTTGGTTTCAAAATGTCGATACCGTGCGTGCCGTGTTCTTAACAAATTTCACCACAGAATTTCCATTTGATCCTCAGGAATTGTTTGTGTTCGCCTTAATGGG AGTCGTTTGTGGACTGGGTGGAGCCGCCTATGTTTGGGTACATCGAAGATATGTTCTATTCATGCGTTCGAATAAGAAAATGAACAAGTTCTTGCAAAAAAA CCGCTTTCTATATCCCGGTTTCCTGGCCCTACTGGTTTCCACAATCTCCTTTCCTTTGGGCACTGGACAATTTATTGCCGGCGAATTGGGCACGCACGAACAGGTGTCACAACTCTTCAGTAATTTCACGTGGTCCCGTGAAGATTTGACTGTCGAACAGGCGGCCATTGTTACGCATTGGGTAACACCCTACACAAATGTTTTCATCAATCTGACCTGTTATGTGGTGTTTACA TTTGTGTTCTCTATCATTGCCTCAACCATACCCGTGCCATCGGGTATTTTCATACCAGTATTCAAAATTGGTGCGGGTCTGGGACGTTTGATTGGCGAAAGCATGCACTTGTGGTTTCCCAATGGTGTGCGCTATGGCGGCCGTTTGTCACCCATCAATCCCGGAGGCTATGCCGTTGTGGGCGCTGCCGCCTTCTCGGGGGCTGTCACTCATACGGTGTCGGTGGCGGTGATTGTCTTCGAAATGACCGGCCAGATAACCCATGTGGTACCGGTGATGATAGCCGTGCTCATAGCCAATGCTATAGCGGCACTGCTGCAACCCTCTATGTACGACAGTATTATATTGATCAAGAAGTTGCCATATCTGCCTGATTTGTTGCCCTCCAGTTCGGGTATGTATAGCATCTACGTGGAGGACTTCATGGTGCGCGATGTCAAATACATTTGGCAGGGCATCACCTATCAACGCCTCAAGGAGGTGCTGAAGAGCAACAAGGCGCTGCGTTCTCTGCCCCTGGTGGATAGCCCAGAGAATATGATACTGCTGGGGTCGGTGCAACGCTATGAGCTCATCAAGATGATTGAGAAGCACATAGGCCGTGAGAAACGCATGGAGGTAGCCCAGAAATGGAAGAAAGAGGCCGAAGAGAAACAACGCGAGGAGGAACGCAAGAAACAGGAGGCTGAGCAGCGCATGCGTAGACCCTCCCGCTTTGAGGTGCTGCCAGCGCCCGACATCCTCAGTTTGAGGCAAATAGCCAACGATGAAATGTTGCCACCCAAAAAGAAGCAGGAATCCCTCAACAACACCCTGCAACCGAGAAAATCCATTTTGAAAAAGACAAATTCGTTTAATTTAAAAGCCTTCACCTCACCTACCTCATTGAATAGTCCTAACATAACGCCCTATACCACCATAACCGGTACCGAGTATCGCATACGCAATGCCTTCGAGGCAATCTTCAAAAAGTCCACCACCTTGCAAGATGTTCAGCCCACCGATGGCCAGGAAGCGGGTTCAATATCGGCAGCAGCCAGTACGGGTGACATGATGACACCGGGTACGCCAACAGTGCAACGGGCGCCCAGCACACCGGGCATCTCCAAAAAAGTACAATTG CATGCACAAACCAAGCCTCGAGCCGTGGAGGTTGAAAATATG CAAGTAACACACGGTACCCTAGCAAATTCTAAAAAACATCTGCCAACGCGTCCTAAAAAGATATCCATTTGCATTTATGATCCCAATGCTGTTCCTCTGCCGTCGATATTAAGCAATTCGGAAAAATGTAAAGATCTCTACTATCATACCCTGAATGAAGCGGACTTTGATGCCATAACTCtggaaaatacaaaacaaaacaaagtcaATAAGCCTACGATTAagtcgattttgaaaaaacatGATAATTTAAAATTGCTCCTGAGAAAGTCAAAACTAAATgcaatgaaaaatgaaaattctgAATCAACACCCCATAGTGGGGAGAATTCAGAGGGACAAAGCGATAATGAGCAAAATTCAAAGAGCGTTACCTATGACAATGTAAGTGAGGCCAAAGAGAACGATACACAAAATGAG AAGGATAAAAGACCCAGTATTAGCGAACCCTTGCATCCCAATCACAAAGCATTG TCCCATAAAGGCAGTAAAAGGGTCCAATTG CCAAGAGAACGTGTCATCGATATGTCACCCGAGGATCAAAAGAAATGGGAAATGGAAGAAATGCAAAAGCCCATCGATTTGGAAAAGGCCAAAGTCAATATTGATCCCAGTCCATTTCAGCTGGTGGAAAGAACCTCTATACTCAAAGTACATTCACTGTTCTCCATGGTGGGAATCAATCATGCATATGTCACAAAGATCGGCAGACTGGTGGGTGTGGTGGGTTTAAAGGAG CTTCGCAAAGCCATTGAAGATATCAACAGCAACAGTTTTGTGATAACAAATCAATTAAAAGACACTGATCCCACAGATGTGGAAAATAGTTCGGCGGAAAAGCCATTGCTAACGCCGCCACCCCAAGACAGTAGTGATAAGCAGGTGAATATGACAGTGACCTCCATGGATTCGGCCCTGTCCAATTCCGACAATTGTTCGGACATTGAATTGGAAAATATACACAAGACcacatcgtcgtcgtcgtcatcgcctTCGCCCACAACAGAGTTGACAAGCAATGCCAGACCCATATCGCCGCTGGCTAGAGAAACTTCGCCAAGAAGAAAATCCCCGCCGCCTGAAAATCCCAATTCCACAGATTCACCCAGTCGAGATGCGACAAAAGAgtga